Proteins encoded in a region of the Streptomyces sp. NBC_00310 genome:
- a CDS encoding GntR family transcriptional regulator, with translation MGVTSATTGSTGSLGLSVDRSSPVPLYYQLARQLESAIEHGALGPGSLLGNEIELAGRLGLSRPTVRQAIQSLVDKGLLVRRRGVGTQVVHSQVKRPLELSSLYDDLEAAGQQPTTKVLLSEIRQASAEVAAALGVAEGDEVHLFERLRLTHGQPVAFLSNFVPSGLLDLATERLESTGLYRMMRNAGITLHSAHQSVGARIATPEEAERLGEPEGAALLTMQRTAYDDTGRAVEYGTHVYRASRYSFDFQLLVRN, from the coding sequence ATGGGCGTGACCAGCGCGACTACGGGGAGTACAGGGAGTCTCGGCCTCAGCGTCGACCGGAGCAGCCCGGTGCCGCTGTACTACCAGCTGGCCCGGCAGCTGGAGTCGGCCATCGAGCACGGTGCGCTCGGCCCGGGCAGCCTGCTGGGCAACGAGATCGAGCTCGCCGGCCGTCTCGGCCTGTCCCGGCCGACCGTGCGGCAGGCCATCCAGTCCCTCGTCGACAAGGGCCTGCTCGTACGCCGCCGGGGCGTCGGCACGCAGGTGGTGCACAGCCAGGTCAAACGGCCGCTGGAGCTGAGCAGTCTGTACGACGACCTGGAGGCGGCCGGACAGCAGCCCACGACCAAGGTGCTGCTGAGCGAGATCCGGCAGGCGTCCGCCGAGGTCGCGGCCGCCCTGGGCGTCGCCGAGGGCGACGAGGTGCACCTCTTCGAACGGCTGCGCCTCACCCACGGCCAGCCGGTGGCGTTCCTGTCCAACTTCGTCCCGTCCGGACTGCTGGACCTCGCCACCGAGCGCCTGGAGTCGACGGGCCTGTACCGGATGATGCGCAACGCCGGCATCACCCTGCACAGCGCCCACCAGAGCGTCGGCGCCCGCATCGCCACCCCCGAGGAGGCCGAGCGCCTCGGCGAGCCGGAGGGCGCCGCACTCCTCACCATGCAGCGCACGGCCTACGACGACACCGGGCGCGCGGTCGAGTACGGCACCCACGTCTACCGTGCCTCGCGCTACTCGTTCGACTTCCAGCTACTCGTCCGCAACTGA
- the iolD gene encoding 3D-(3,5/4)-trihydroxycyclohexane-1,2-dione acylhydrolase (decyclizing), whose protein sequence is MSQPTRRLTVAQALVRFLSAQYTERDGVRHRLIAGTWGIFGHGNVAGLGQALLEAGEETMPFHQGRNEQSMVHAAVGYARQLNRLSAQAVTTSIGPGATNLVTGAALATINRLPVLLLPGDYFATRTADPLLQQLEHPTEADVSVNDTLRPVSRYFDRITRPEALIPAALNAMRVLADPADTGAVTLALPQDVQAEAYDWPEEFFAERVWRVRRPAPDPVELAEAVRAIRGARRPLIVAGGGIHHSEAEAALKALADATGIPVASTQAGKGSLRYDHPADLGGIGHTGTAVCDDIARTADLIVGVGTRYTDFTTASHTLFQTPDVRFVNLNIAAFDAHKLAARTVVCDARAGLTALTEALDGHRVSEAYEAEYRVGKERWERIVEAAYTPADEHAVPTQSQVLGALDAVVGDEDVVINAAGSLPGDLHKLWRARSPRQYHLEYGYSCMGYEIPAGIGVQQAAPGTAVWSLVGDGTYLMMPTEIVTAVQECLPVNLVLIQNHGYASIGGLSESVGGERFGTAYRYRAADGTFSGAPLPVDLAANAASLGMDVLRAKTVKELRDALATARASDRPTCVYVETDPAPTTPPAQAWWDVPVAATASRPAAVEARVTYDREVANQRRHL, encoded by the coding sequence ATGTCCCAGCCCACCCGCCGTCTGACCGTCGCCCAGGCGCTGGTGCGGTTCCTGTCCGCGCAGTACACCGAGCGCGACGGCGTACGCCACCGGCTGATCGCCGGGACCTGGGGCATCTTCGGCCACGGGAATGTCGCGGGGCTCGGCCAGGCCCTCCTGGAGGCGGGTGAGGAGACGATGCCGTTCCACCAGGGCCGCAACGAACAGTCCATGGTGCACGCCGCCGTCGGCTACGCCCGCCAGCTGAACCGCCTCTCCGCGCAGGCGGTCACCACCTCCATCGGCCCCGGAGCCACCAATCTGGTCACCGGCGCCGCCCTGGCGACCATCAACCGCCTGCCCGTACTCCTCCTCCCCGGCGACTACTTCGCGACCCGCACCGCCGACCCCCTGCTCCAGCAGCTGGAGCACCCCACCGAGGCCGATGTCTCGGTCAACGACACCCTGCGCCCCGTCTCCCGCTACTTCGACCGGATCACCCGCCCGGAGGCCCTGATCCCGGCCGCCCTGAACGCCATGCGCGTCCTCGCCGACCCGGCCGACACCGGCGCCGTCACCCTCGCCCTGCCACAGGACGTCCAGGCGGAGGCGTACGACTGGCCGGAGGAGTTCTTCGCCGAGCGCGTGTGGCGCGTACGGCGCCCCGCGCCCGACCCGGTCGAGCTGGCGGAGGCGGTGCGGGCCATCCGCGGCGCGCGAAGGCCCCTGATCGTCGCGGGCGGCGGCATCCACCACAGCGAGGCCGAGGCGGCGCTGAAGGCGCTGGCCGACGCCACGGGCATCCCGGTCGCGTCCACGCAGGCCGGCAAGGGGTCGCTGCGGTACGACCACCCGGCCGATCTCGGCGGCATCGGCCACACCGGAACGGCGGTCTGCGACGACATCGCCCGCACCGCCGACCTGATCGTCGGCGTCGGCACCCGCTACACCGACTTCACCACCGCCTCCCACACCCTGTTCCAGACCCCGGACGTCCGTTTCGTCAACCTCAACATCGCCGCCTTCGACGCCCACAAGCTGGCGGCCCGGACGGTGGTCTGCGACGCACGGGCCGGTCTCACGGCGCTCACCGAGGCGCTGGACGGCCACCGGGTGAGCGAGGCGTACGAGGCCGAGTACCGGGTGGGCAAGGAGCGCTGGGAGCGGATCGTCGAGGCCGCCTACACCCCGGCCGACGAGCACGCCGTGCCCACCCAGAGCCAGGTGCTCGGCGCCCTCGACGCCGTCGTCGGCGACGAGGACGTCGTCATCAACGCCGCTGGTTCGCTCCCCGGCGACCTGCACAAGCTGTGGCGGGCCCGCAGCCCCCGCCAGTACCACCTGGAGTACGGCTACTCCTGCATGGGCTACGAGATCCCCGCCGGGATCGGTGTCCAGCAGGCGGCGCCCGGCACGGCCGTCTGGTCGCTGGTCGGGGACGGCACGTATCTGATGATGCCGACGGAGATCGTGACGGCCGTCCAGGAGTGCCTGCCCGTCAACCTGGTCCTCATCCAGAACCACGGCTACGCCTCCATCGGCGGCCTCTCCGAGTCGGTCGGGGGCGAGCGCTTCGGCACCGCCTACCGCTACCGCGCCGCCGACGGCACCTTCTCCGGCGCCCCGCTCCCGGTCGACCTCGCGGCGAACGCGGCCAGCCTCGGCATGGACGTCCTGCGCGCCAAGACCGTGAAGGAGCTGCGGGACGCGCTGGCGACGGCCCGCGCCTCGGACCGGCCCACCTGTGTGTACGTCGAGACCGACCCGGCGCCCACCACTCCCCCGGCTCAGGCCTGGTGGGACGTCCCGGTCGCGGCGACCGCCTCCCGCCCGGCGGCCGTCGAGGCGCGCGTGACGTACGACCGCGAGGTGGCCAACCAGCGCCGCCACCTCTGA
- a CDS encoding Cgl0159 family (beta/alpha)8-fold protein: MPIRIPDLTRIRAHHPEAVAEAAARRTRRPLIGATGRLMIIAADHPARGALRVGDRPLAMADRADLLERLCVALERPGVDGVLATADILEDLLLLGVLEGKVVMGSLNRGGLAGASFEMDDRFTGHRPQDIERLRFDAGKLLLRVDHDDPGSLRTLYSTARAVDDMAARRLPLFVEPFISHRVDGTVRNDLSAEAVIRSIAIAAGLGGTSAYTWLKLPVTDDPDAMAEVLETSTLPAVLLGGDVGKDQEVAYEKWRKALRLPTVQGLVVGRSLLYPAEGGVESAVDTAVGLL; this comes from the coding sequence TTGCCCATCCGCATCCCCGATCTCACACGCATCCGCGCCCACCACCCCGAGGCCGTCGCCGAAGCGGCAGCGCGCCGCACCCGCCGCCCGCTGATCGGCGCCACCGGCCGCCTGATGATCATCGCCGCCGACCACCCCGCCCGCGGAGCGCTCCGCGTCGGCGACCGCCCCCTCGCCATGGCCGACCGCGCCGACCTCCTCGAACGGCTCTGCGTGGCGCTGGAGCGCCCCGGCGTGGACGGCGTGCTCGCCACCGCCGACATCCTGGAGGACCTGCTGCTCCTGGGCGTCCTGGAGGGCAAGGTCGTCATGGGTTCCCTGAACCGCGGCGGGCTGGCCGGCGCCTCGTTCGAGATGGACGACCGTTTCACCGGCCACCGCCCGCAGGACATCGAGCGGCTCCGCTTCGACGCGGGCAAGCTGCTGCTGCGCGTCGACCACGACGACCCCGGCTCCCTGCGGACCCTGTACTCCACGGCCCGGGCGGTCGACGACATGGCGGCACGCCGACTGCCGCTGTTCGTCGAGCCGTTCATCTCCCACCGGGTGGACGGCACGGTCCGCAACGACCTGAGCGCCGAGGCGGTCATCCGCTCCATCGCCATCGCGGCCGGGCTCGGCGGCACCTCCGCCTACACCTGGCTGAAGCTGCCCGTCACCGACGACCCCGACGCCATGGCCGAGGTCCTGGAGACGTCCACCCTGCCGGCCGTGCTTCTCGGCGGCGACGTGGGCAAGGATCAGGAGGTCGCCTACGAGAAGTGGCGCAAGGCCCTGCGTCTGCCCACCGTCCAGGGCCTGGTCGTCGGCCGCTCCCTGCTCTACCCCGCCGAGGGCGGCGTGGAGTCCGCGGTCGACACCGCGGTCGGGCTGCTCTGA
- the iolC gene encoding 5-dehydro-2-deoxygluconokinase gives MPESAESFDLITMGRIGIDLYPLQTGVPLARVESFGKFLGGSAANVAVAAARLGDSTAVITRTGDDPFGTFLHEALKEFGVDDRFVTPVAEYPTPVTFCEIFPPDDFPLYFYRRPKAPDLEIRTDELDCFAIRAARIFWITGTGLSEEPSRSATLAALKARGRSGITVFDLDWRPMFWTDPEAARPYYAEALRHATVAVGNLDECEIATGVREPRACAEALLEAGVELAVVKQGPKGVLAVHRDGTVAEVPPVPVEVVNGLGAGDAFGGSLCHGLLRGWDLERIMRHANAAGAIVASRLACSSAMPTPEEVEELLTGG, from the coding sequence ATGCCCGAGTCCGCCGAATCCTTCGATCTGATCACGATGGGCCGTATCGGAATCGATCTCTATCCGTTGCAGACCGGCGTCCCGCTCGCACGCGTCGAGTCCTTCGGAAAGTTCCTCGGCGGATCGGCCGCCAACGTCGCGGTGGCCGCCGCACGGCTCGGTGACAGCACCGCCGTGATCACACGGACCGGCGACGACCCGTTCGGCACGTTCCTGCACGAGGCGCTCAAGGAGTTCGGTGTCGACGACCGCTTCGTCACGCCCGTGGCGGAGTACCCGACCCCGGTCACGTTCTGCGAGATCTTCCCGCCGGACGACTTCCCGCTGTACTTCTACCGCCGCCCCAAGGCCCCCGACCTGGAGATCCGCACCGACGAGCTGGACTGCTTCGCCATCCGCGCCGCCCGCATCTTCTGGATCACCGGCACCGGTCTGAGCGAGGAGCCCAGCCGCTCGGCCACGCTCGCCGCGCTCAAGGCCCGCGGCAGGTCCGGCATCACCGTCTTCGACCTCGACTGGCGCCCGATGTTCTGGACGGACCCCGAGGCGGCCCGCCCGTACTACGCCGAGGCCCTGCGGCACGCCACCGTCGCCGTCGGCAACCTCGACGAGTGCGAGATCGCCACCGGCGTACGCGAACCCCGGGCCTGCGCGGAGGCGCTGCTGGAGGCGGGTGTGGAGCTGGCCGTCGTCAAGCAGGGCCCCAAGGGCGTCCTCGCCGTCCACCGCGACGGCACGGTCGCCGAGGTGCCGCCGGTGCCGGTGGAGGTCGTCAACGGGCTCGGCGCGGGCGACGCCTTCGGCGGCTCCCTCTGCCACGGGCTGCTGCGCGGCTGGGACCTGGAGCGGATCATGCGCCACGCCAACGCGGCGGGGGCGATCGTCGCGTCCCGGCTCGCCTGCTCCTCGGCGATGCCGACGCCGGAGGAGGTCGAGGAGCTGTTGACGGGTGGATGA
- a CDS encoding sugar ABC transporter substrate-binding protein, with the protein MDRTFHSRSRRVAPFFAMAAASALLIAGCSSGSGGKESEEGGADASAGKADTPRMKVALVTHQAPGDTFWDIVRKGAQAAAAKDNIELIYSADPNAGTQANLVQNAIDQKVDGIAITLAKPDAMKDVVAKATKAGIPVVGLNSGLSDWQNLGLMSFFGQDESVAGEAFGKRLNDVGAKKAVCVVQEQGNVGLEQRCAGVEKTFEGDTEILNVTGTDMPSVKSTISAKLKQDTAIDYVVALGAPYALTAVQSVADAGSKAKVATFDLNKELTDAIKSGDIEFAVDQQPYLQGYLAVDSLWLYKNNGNYSGGGEEAVLTGPAFVDEKNVDTIAKFAAKGTR; encoded by the coding sequence ATGGACCGCACGTTTCACTCCCGCTCACGCAGAGTGGCCCCCTTCTTCGCCATGGCCGCGGCGTCCGCGTTGCTCATAGCCGGCTGCTCCAGCGGTTCCGGCGGCAAGGAGTCCGAGGAGGGCGGGGCAGACGCCTCCGCGGGCAAGGCCGACACCCCCCGGATGAAGGTCGCGCTGGTCACCCACCAGGCCCCCGGCGACACCTTCTGGGACATCGTCCGCAAGGGCGCCCAGGCGGCGGCCGCCAAGGACAACATCGAGCTCATCTACTCGGCGGACCCGAACGCCGGCACCCAGGCCAACCTCGTGCAGAACGCGATCGACCAGAAGGTCGACGGCATCGCCATCACCCTCGCCAAGCCCGACGCGATGAAGGACGTCGTGGCCAAGGCGACGAAGGCGGGCATCCCCGTGGTCGGCCTCAACTCCGGTCTGAGCGACTGGCAGAACCTCGGTCTGATGTCCTTCTTCGGGCAGGACGAGAGCGTGGCGGGCGAGGCGTTCGGCAAGCGGCTGAACGACGTCGGCGCCAAGAAGGCCGTCTGTGTCGTGCAGGAGCAGGGCAACGTCGGCCTGGAGCAGCGCTGCGCGGGTGTGGAGAAGACCTTCGAGGGCGACACCGAGATCCTCAACGTCACGGGCACCGACATGCCGTCCGTGAAGTCGACCATCAGCGCCAAGCTCAAGCAGGACACCGCCATCGACTACGTGGTCGCCCTCGGTGCCCCCTACGCCCTGACCGCGGTCCAGTCGGTCGCGGACGCGGGCAGCAAGGCGAAGGTCGCCACCTTCGACCTGAACAAGGAGCTGACGGACGCCATCAAGAGCGGTGACATCGAGTTCGCGGTGGACCAGCAGCCGTATCTGCAGGGCTACTTGGCCGTGGACTCGCTGTGGCTCTACAAGAACAACGGCAACTACAGCGGCGGCGGCGAGGAAGCGGTGCTGACCGGCCCCGCGTTCGTCGACGAGAAGAACGTCGACACGATCGCCAAGTTCGCCGCGAAGGGCACCCGGTGA
- a CDS encoding ABC transporter permease — MTQATAPATSSPSSPAPPAGAQKDGRTVQRSLGRRLMARPEVGALIAAIGVYVFFFSVAPSFREASSLATVLYQASVMGIMAIPVALLMIGGEFDLSAGVAVTTSALTAAIISFQLTVNVWTGVFVALIMSLAVGAFNGWLLIRTGLPSFLVTLGSFLILQGSNLAVTKIFTGNVASDSISDMDGFDQAKSVFASEIGIGGVDVKITVFYWLAFAAIATWLLLRTKFGNWIFAVGGNKDSARAVGVPVNFTKIALFMGVGAGAWFVGMHLLFSFNTVQSGEGVGNEFLYIIAAVIGGCLLTGGYGSAVGPVIGAFIFGMVSQGIVYANWNPDWFKAFLGVMLLIAALVNLWVRSQATRR, encoded by the coding sequence ATGACCCAAGCAACGGCACCGGCGACGAGTTCACCCTCGTCGCCGGCTCCGCCGGCCGGCGCGCAGAAGGACGGGCGCACCGTACAGCGCTCGCTCGGGCGTCGGCTGATGGCCCGCCCCGAGGTCGGCGCGCTGATCGCGGCGATCGGCGTGTACGTCTTCTTCTTCTCGGTGGCCCCGTCCTTCCGTGAGGCCAGTTCGCTGGCGACCGTGCTCTACCAGGCCTCCGTGATGGGCATCATGGCGATCCCGGTGGCCCTGCTGATGATCGGCGGGGAGTTCGACCTGTCCGCCGGTGTCGCGGTCACCACCTCCGCGCTGACCGCGGCGATCATCAGCTTCCAGCTGACGGTGAACGTGTGGACCGGTGTCTTCGTCGCGCTGATCATGTCGTTGGCGGTGGGAGCGTTCAACGGCTGGCTGCTGATCAGGACCGGCCTGCCCAGCTTCCTCGTCACGCTCGGGTCGTTCCTGATCCTGCAGGGCTCCAACCTCGCCGTCACGAAGATCTTCACCGGCAATGTCGCGTCCGACTCCATCAGCGACATGGACGGCTTCGACCAGGCCAAGAGCGTCTTCGCCTCCGAGATCGGCATCGGCGGCGTCGACGTCAAGATCACGGTCTTCTACTGGCTGGCGTTCGCGGCGATCGCCACCTGGCTGCTGCTGCGCACCAAGTTCGGCAACTGGATCTTCGCCGTCGGCGGCAACAAGGACAGTGCGCGGGCCGTCGGCGTGCCCGTGAACTTCACGAAGATCGCCCTGTTCATGGGCGTCGGCGCGGGCGCCTGGTTCGTCGGGATGCACCTGCTGTTCTCGTTCAACACGGTGCAGTCCGGTGAGGGCGTGGGCAACGAGTTCCTGTACATCATCGCCGCGGTGATCGGCGGCTGTCTGCTGACCGGCGGCTACGGCTCCGCGGTCGGCCCGGTGATCGGTGCCTTCATCTTCGGCATGGTCTCCCAGGGCATCGTCTACGCCAACTGGAACCCCGACTGGTTCAAGGCCTTCCTCGGCGTGATGCTCCTGATCGCCGCCCTCGTCAACTTGTGGGTCCGCAGCCAGGCGACCCGGAGGTGA
- a CDS encoding ATP-binding cassette domain-containing protein, whose protein sequence is MTNTNGSAASGAPAKDTAEDTVRDAAAPGRDQPIVELRDAGKAYGNIRALHGVNLTVHPGKVTCVLGDNGAGKSTLIKIISGLHQHTEGEFVIDGKPVRFSTPREALDAGIATVYQDLATVPLMPVWRNFFLGSEMTKGPWPVRRLDIEKMKKTADEELRNMGIVLDDLDQPIGTLSGGQRQCVAIARAVYFGARVLILDEPTAALGVKQSGVVLKYIAAARDRGLGVIFITHNPHHAYMVGDHFSVLRLGTMELSAARDQVSLEELTNHMAGGTELAALKHELAQVRGVDVEELPEAEDLTVPVGPSKDGTA, encoded by the coding sequence ATGACCAACACCAACGGATCAGCGGCCAGCGGTGCGCCCGCGAAAGACACCGCCGAGGACACCGTCCGGGACGCGGCGGCGCCCGGCCGGGACCAGCCGATCGTCGAACTGCGCGACGCGGGCAAGGCCTACGGCAACATCCGCGCCCTGCACGGTGTGAACCTCACCGTCCACCCCGGCAAGGTCACCTGCGTGCTCGGCGACAACGGCGCCGGCAAGTCCACCCTCATCAAAATCATCTCCGGGCTGCACCAGCACACCGAGGGCGAGTTCGTCATCGACGGCAAGCCGGTGCGCTTCTCCACCCCGCGCGAGGCCCTGGACGCCGGCATCGCCACCGTCTACCAGGACCTGGCCACCGTGCCCCTGATGCCGGTCTGGCGCAACTTCTTCCTCGGCTCGGAGATGACCAAGGGCCCCTGGCCCGTGCGCCGCCTCGACATCGAGAAGATGAAGAAGACCGCGGACGAGGAACTGCGGAACATGGGCATCGTCCTGGACGACCTCGACCAGCCCATCGGCACCCTCTCCGGCGGCCAGCGCCAGTGCGTGGCCATCGCCCGCGCCGTCTACTTCGGCGCCCGGGTGCTGATCCTCGACGAACCCACCGCCGCCCTCGGCGTGAAGCAGTCCGGTGTCGTGCTGAAGTACATCGCCGCCGCCCGCGACCGCGGCCTCGGCGTCATCTTCATCACCCACAACCCCCACCACGCCTACATGGTCGGCGACCACTTCAGCGTCCTGCGCCTCGGCACCATGGAACTCTCCGCCGCCCGCGACCAAGTCAGCCTCGAAGAACTCACCAACCACATGGCCGGCGGCACCGAACTCGCCGCCCTCAAGCACGAGTTGGCCCAAGTACGCGGTGTGGACGTCGAGGAACTCCCCGAGGCGGAAGACCTCACCGTACCCGTGGGCCCCTCGAAGGACGGGACCGCGTGA
- the fxsA gene encoding FxSxx-COOH cyclophane-containing RiPP peptide → MDRYEQPFATSVVRDLHDTSLDEVPESAQESVMARMLAGGGEPVAAFQSSL, encoded by the coding sequence ATGGACAGGTATGAGCAGCCCTTCGCCACGAGCGTCGTCAGGGACCTGCACGACACCTCACTGGACGAGGTGCCGGAGTCCGCTCAGGAGTCGGTCATGGCAAGGATGCTCGCAGGTGGCGGAGAGCCGGTGGCCGCCTTCCAGTCGTCGCTCTGA